In Solanum pennellii chromosome 3, SPENNV200, a single window of DNA contains:
- the LOC107015105 gene encoding cyclic nucleotide-gated ion channel 1, which produces MNHRQEKFVRFQDWNSEKSSEGNSPYKDGAHRGRFGVFSNELHKSLESGSGRIKSIIHALSSCLSCLLVKSLGSEKKMLDPQGPFLQKWNKIFVLSCVIAISLDPLFFYIPVIDNNNKCLHLDRKMEVTASVLRSITDIFYLFHIVLQFRTGFIAPSSRVFGRGVLVEDAWEIAKRYLSSYFLIDILAVLPLPQVAILIVIPKLRGAKSLNTKTLLKFVVFFQYIPRLLRVYPLYKEVTRTSGILTETAWAGAAFNLLLYMLASHVLGAFWYLFSIERESTCWQRACGNTSACHHSSLYCDDDHTNFIKLLNDSCPIETPNTTLFDFGIFHEALKSGVVESMDFPQKFFYCFWWGLQNLSSLGQNLETSTYVWEICFAVFISIAGLVLFSFLIGNMQTYLQSTTLRLEEMRVKRRDAEQWMSHRLLPEHLRERIRRYEQYKWQETRGVDEETLILNLPKDLRRDIKRHLCLALLMRVPMFEKMDEQLLDALCDRLRPVLYTENSFIVREGDPVDEMLFIMRGKLLTVTTNGGRTGFFNSDYLKAGDFCGEELLTWALDPHPSNNLPISTRTVQALSEVEAFALVADDLKFVASQFRRLHSKQLRHTFRFYSQQWRTWAACFIQAAWRRHCRKKLEESLCEEENRLQDALARGGGSSPSLGATIYASRFAANALRALRRNTAKKARMTDRISPILLQKPAEPDFTAEDK; this is translated from the exons ATGAATCACCGGCAAGAGAAATTTGTGAG GTTTCAGGATTGGAACTCAGAGAAAAGCTCAGAGGGGAATTCTCCATATAAAGATGGAGCACACAGGGGCAGATTTGGAGTGTTCTCCAATGAATTACACAAATCTCTGGAAAGTGGTTCTGGAAGGATTAAAAGCATAATACATGCCTTAAGTTCTTGTTTAAGTTGCCTTCTGGTCAAAAGTTTGGGATCAGAAAAAAAGATGCTTGATCCTCAAGGACCTTTTCTTCAGAAGtggaacaaaatatttgtattatccTGTGTAATTGCCATCTCCTTGGATCCTTTGTTCTTTTACATTCCAGTGATTGATAATAACAACAAATGCCTACATTTGGATAGAAAAATGGAGGTTACAGCTAGTGTTTTGCGTTCCATCACTGATATCTTTTACCTTTTCCATATTGTGCTTCAATTTCGTACTGGTTTCATTGCCCCTTCATCACGTGTATTTGGAAGAGGCGTTTTGGTTGAAGATGCGTGGGAAATAGCAAAGAGATACTTGTCCTCTTACTTCTTAATAGATATTCTTGCAGTTCTTCCTCTACCACAG GTTGCAATTTTAATTGTCATTCCTAAATTGCGGGGCGCTAAATCTTTGAATACAAAGACTTTGCTGAAATTTGTCGTCTTCTTCCAATATATTCCGAGGCTCCTTCGAGTATACCCTTTATATAAGGAAGTCACTAGAACTTCTGGCATACTCACTGAAACAGCATGGGCTGGAGCTGCGTTTAATCTCCTTCTTTATATGCTTGCCAGTCAT GTACTTGGAGCCTTTTGGTACCTGTTTTCTATTGAACGTGAATCTACTTGTTGGCAACGAGCATGTGGAAATACATCTGCTTGTCATCATTCTTCTTTGTACTGTGATGATGATcatacaaatttcataaaattgcTGAATGACTCATGTCCTATAGAGACACCGAATACAACACTTTTTGATTTTGGAATATTCCATGAAGCCCTAAAGTCTGGTGTTGTGGAGTCAATGGATTTTCCACAGAAGTTCTTTTATTGTTTCTGGTGGGGCTTGCAGAACTTGAG TTCCCTCGGTCAAAACCTCGAAACAAGTACCTATGTCTGGGAAATTTGCTTTGCAGTTTTCATTTCCATCGCTGGCTTGGTGCTATTTTCATTTCTCATTGGAAACATGCAG ACGTATCTGCAGTCTACAACACTCAGACTAGAAGAGATGAGGGTGAAAAGACGAGATGCAGAGCAGTGGATGTCTCACCGCTTACTCCCTGAGCACCTCCGGGAGAGAATCAGGCGCTATGAGCAATACAAGTGGCAGGAAACTAGGGGTGTTGATGAAGAGACTCTGATTCTCAACCTGCCTAAAGATCTTAGAAGAGATATAAAGCGTCATCTTTGTTTGGCTTTGCTAATGAGG GTTCCAATGTTTGAAAAAATGGATGAGCAACTCCTGGATGCACTATGTGACCGTCTCAGGCCTGTCCTTTACACAGAGAACAGCTTCATTGTGCGTGAAGGTGATCCGGTTGATGAGATGCTTTTTATAATGCGGGGCAAACTATTGACCGTAACAACTAATGGAGGGAGGACAGGGTTTTTTAACTCTGATTATCTAAAAGCTGGTGATTTTTGTGGAGAAGAGCTTCTTACTTGGGCTCTTGATCCTCATCCATCAAATAACCTCCCAATCTCAACCCGAACTGTCCAAGCACTCTCAGAAGTTGAAGCATTTGCTCTAGTGGCGGATGATTTGAAATTTGTAGCCTCTCAGTTCCGGAGACTTCATAGCAAGCAACTCCGCCATACTTTTAGGTTTTACTCGCAGCAATGGAGAACCTGGGCGGCTTGCTTCATACAAGCAGCATGGCGTCGTCATTGTAGGAAGAAGCTAGAAGAATCCCTTTGCGAAGAAGAAAACAGATTACAAGATGCATTAGCAAGGGGAGGTGGTAGCTCGCCAAGTTTGGGTGCTACTATCTATGCATCACGATTTGCTGCTAATGCACTTCGTGCTTTGCGGCGCAATACTGCAAAGAAAGCAAGGATGACAGATAGGATATCACCCATTTTGCTTCAGAAACCAGCTGAACCAGATTTTACTGCTGAAGATAAGTAA